From Acropora muricata isolate sample 2 chromosome 14, ASM3666990v1, whole genome shotgun sequence, one genomic window encodes:
- the LOC136898690 gene encoding serine/threonine-protein phosphatase 6 regulatory ankyrin repeat subunit B-like, which yields MEEDNLFDEVFRPTPRRSRPLSVILSNPRENGVKEFLDAVQEGRLDDAKFIFEVKKIDPNVSLRGGETALHTCTANGQLEFCKFLLEVGSNVNQKDGRLKIPLHLACSNGHLDIVRVLVQGGSSLGDIDKLGRSPLLWATAGGFVEVVKFLLEAGAPAKSNRNWHALHEACKVGSVELVQILINAGAPVNNPQQYSGGAPWSPLHIAVRHGNLDCIKVLIRAGANVNSINAGGHTPLHEAAYRGYEDTIKVLLLHGANHHAASNQRRTPLHEACMQGKVTSAVILLDVGSEVNAVDLVRDTPLHLALRANHAYDIAVQLTSTLLRYGASPTLLGRDDDMPIDVAKQTYQDYCLELLEDALEIPQPLTQLCKISVRRQLAYHWESISELPLPLTLKTFIKSAV from the exons atGGAAGAAGATAATTTATTTGATGAAGTTTTTCGGCCAACTCCTCGGAGATCTCGCCCACTCAGTGTTATTCTCTCCAATCCGAGGGAAAATGGAGTGAAAGAGTTTTTGGATGCAGTGCAAGAAGGGCGTCTTGATGAT GCCAAGTTCATTTTTGAAGTCAAGAAAATAGATCCCAATGTTAGTCTTAGAGGAGGAGAAACTGCATTGCATACATGTACAGCAAATGGACAGCTAGAATTTTGCAAGTTCCTCCTTGAAGTAGGATCTAATGTAAATCAAAAAG ATGGACGCTTAAAGATTCCCCTTCACTTAGCTTGTTCAAATGGCCATTTGGATATTGTGAGGGTGCTTGTTCAGGGTGGTTCTAGCTTAGGCGACATTGACAAACTTGGAAGATCACCACTTCTATGGGCAACTGCCGGTGGATTTGTGGAAGTTGTGAAGTTCTTACTTGAAGCAGGAGCGCCTGCAAAATCTAATAGAAATTGGCATGCTCTTCATGAAGCCTGCAAAGTGGGTTCTGTTGAGTTGGTGCAAATCTTGATAAATGCGGGGGCACCTGTAAATAATCCACAGCAAT ATTCTGGTGGTGCTCCTTGGTCTCCTCTTCATATTGCTGTGCGCCATGGTAATCTAGACTGCATCAAAGTGCTCATCAGAGCTGGTGCTAATGTGAACAGTATCAATGCTGGGGGACACACTCCTTTGCATGAAGCTGCATACAGAGGATACGAGGATACAATAAAGGTGCTTCTATTACATGGAGCAAACCATCATGCGGCAAGTAACCAGAGGAGGACACCTTTACATGAAGCTTGCATGCAGG GCAAAGTAACATCTGCAGTAATATTGTTGGATGTTGGCAGTGAAGTAAATGCTGTAGATTTAGTAAGAGACACTCCTCTCCATTTGGCCCTCAGAGCCAACCATGCCTATGATATTGCTGTCCAGTTAACTTCTACACTCCTGAGATACGGTGCATCGCCAACTCTTCTTGGCCGAGATGATGACATGCCAATTGATGTAGCTAAGCAAACTTATCAGGATTACTGCTTAGAATTACTAGAGGATGCCTTGG aaatACCCCAGCCTCTTACTCAACTTTGCAAAATTTCTGTGAGGAGACAATTAGCTTATCATTGGGAGAGTATTAGTGAACTTCCTCTGCCATTGACATTGAAGACTTTCATTAAAAGTGCTGTTTGA